Genomic DNA from Antennarius striatus isolate MH-2024 chromosome 16, ASM4005453v1, whole genome shotgun sequence:
CAGGATAACAggagaggaggattactgcCAAATGCTAATGTGACACACCCTGATTACTGATTGTATAAAATGTGGTCAACTCCAATCATGTGACCCATGTTAGTTGTTATTGTGtaactgttatgtgtatttatgtatttattgtaggCAGATGATAAACGGAATTTCTCTCAGGATTAACAAAGTACAGTATCTATTTATCTGAAGATCTAAACTCCTTAACAGTTTTGTCCTATTCAGTATTCCCAGGAAAATTTCAGTGTCACAACTAGCCCAAAATATACTTCTAATCAATAGTATGGTTATTTCTAATGGCTAAAAATCTTGAAAGTGTATTTCTGTGATCTCACTGTGCCGATGAGACTTCCAAGCATCTCTTTGTTATGATTAAAGCCAACGTCATGTTTTAGATTTTTTGTAATATCAGACAAAATTTAGTCTTTGAGGACTTTTTGACTTCTTTCTGTGGGATTCTATTGATTATTCCATTTCCAGATGTGATTACTGCCCAAGTCAGAAAAAGGGCCACCTCACTGTTTTCTGACGAATACATGGTCCCGATGGGTGTGACAGGCTGATGGGACACAAAGAAAATTCCAACTCACAAGGGTCTGAGGATAGTGAACTGCCTGGCATCCAGCCCTTGTGGGATACACCATAGCTCATGTAGGTCAGAAGTTTTTATTCACTGATAAATCCATGATCATTAATACTgtgaaaaaataacacaaaaaactcACTGAACATAATCAGCTTACAttaacatctcatatcatttttttgtttttaaatatctaGTTATCAAAATTATCAGTGGATCAGAAAATGTTTAGATGATTTAGTAGAGCAGCAGTATCTTTTGAAATGACTCTTGTTAGTGGCATTGTGCTTTAACATGCAGTAAACATATCCAGTGTTTGAAGAGTGGTgtcattttttctgtgttcGACTTTAAAAATGTCCATCCTGTAAAAATGTCATCTCATCTGTTCCCACTAGCCCTGTTGCACCGGTCTTGTAGCTCACTTCTGAGATTTCTGCAGTGGTTACAGCGAATACCACCAGGAGGAGCACTGAGCCCAGACTGAGCTGCTGCACCATCAGAAGCCAATAGCTGCACAGATCTCAGCGAATAATTCCCCTCTGTTGCCCCTTGAAGGCATTACTCTGACAGGTAATCCTGGGACTCCACGGAGGACTGGTGGGATGAGGAGTGGATGGAGGACTGGAGGGATGTTGGTGGGTTATCCAGGCCAGATGTCATCAGGGGCAGGTAAAGATCGTCCATATTGGGCATGACAAACACTTTCTGTCAGGGagaataaattattcattaacACAATAAGTAAAAATGAGGTCTTACTGTTTTTAATGATagtgaaaatattttccagATAGACTGACCTGGAACTCACACTGTAGTTTTTTTTCAATCCACTCGGTGACATGAGTGAAGGTGACTTCCCTCTCGCCGAGTGTGGGACGCACATGAAGGTCCAACCTGGGAGGCACTTGGAAACTGTACCTAAGAAGAATGGATGAAAAGcaatgtatatataaaaaatgaatgaatgaatgaatgaatgaatgaacagagaTGTATAGTACCATATTCTGTCAGTAGGGGGCGGTGGGATGTTGATGGCCAGGGTACCAGCGAGCTCCAGGACCTCCACGCTGAGCATGAGAGGCATGTTAGACACCTCAGCTAtcttcttcctgatgtactcatttTCAGTGGCTTTCTGGAAATACTTGGACTTCGCTATCTTATCCACAAATCTCAAGATCTTCCTGCTTGTGCTGCCAGTGGTGTGCCTGGGGTAAGAAAGGACAGTAAGGGCAGTACAGTGAGAATAACCACGACTCGGAAATTATTTCAGAACTCTGAACTGGGAGTAAAGTGACTACAGCCCTGATTTACATGTTAGACAGTCTTACATATTCATTATGAGAACAATAGCCACAGCAGGActtatttaatttgaatttgactCACAGGTTTGATGTTTATATTCTGCATAAGTGCAGAACAagcaaatgtttgtttctttcttcacaAAATTAgatttcaaacttttattaaaacagTCACTTTGACTTTGTGTACTAAGAAAAGCAGGAAAAGCAAAAGTGGATTATGATGCAAAACTGAACTTTTTCACCTTTTACCGTGTGGTTTTATGTCACTGAACGGGATCCATCTTATTTTAGAAATGATAATGCATGACGACTCATCATGTTGTCTTGTTATATTTCATCTGTTTTAGATATAACAAATGAAACGGTTAATTTACCCTTCAGCTGCTATTGGTGTGCTTTTATCTCCCACAGACCCCTGTGGCTCAGGTGGGGGGACATCCTCTTCGTCAGAAGAGCCGGCACTGGACGACTCTTCATCACTATCGGCCAATATGCACAGCCTGGGCGGCTTAGAGCTGGAAAACACACCAGTGGTACCTCTTCATGAAAACTACTAAGCTTGGGAGACACACTTCCTTCATGCATGTTCACCTCCACCTTCACATTTTCTCCACCAAGTGAAGAATATGAGATAAGCCTCACCCCACTTGCTGGTTCTCTGGAATGTTTTGAgtctcatcttcttcctctttacCCAGCTTGCACAGGTTCATCTTTGTCTCCAGAGTCATTTGAAGGCAGCCTGTGTACACCAACTCCAGTTCCAGCCACAGCCCTTTGGAAAAAGGGGAGTTAGGGAAAACTGAGAGATGACACTTAAGGCTTCTTCACAAATTGTGATCTAGAGTTAGAGTTTGGTTTTCCATCGCTTCTTTGAGATGTGGTCTAGAACAGTTTCATTGTACAAGGGACATTACACCAGAAGAGAATAGCTTTCGTATGTTATTGTACGTTAGGCTTAGTCAAGCCCAAGAGGATTGCTGATCCTATTTGCTTCTTAAACAGGAGACAGTTGAATCTTAAAGGTGGGAATGACTGTAAAGAATTAAATTACATCATAGCCTGTGCTGAAAGCAGGCCTCTGTCTGAGAGAAGAAACACATTGGGTTAACCTTATCTGATGACTCCTCCACAAAAAAAATGGCATGGAAAAGACTTTACAGACGATGATGCTCGTATAGGCAGTACGACTAAATAAAAGATAGATGACAgtgtcaacaacaaacaacaacaaacctctGCGGTCCAGGGTGGGCTTGGAAGTGCTGAGGACTTGGGGCAGACATGTGCCCATGTCCAGATCAGCCAGAGTCAGCTCATTCATGAAATATGGCAACtattacaaagaaaacaaagataCCTACAATTAGAGAACATGCTGTGTCCATGTCAGCTATAATTAAAGAGAGGCTCTGCAGAGGCTAATAAGGCAAACAAGGGGGCAGAGGAAACCTGCAGTGTgtatgagtttgtgtgtgtagaataaaggaataaaaaaagtgttgtgtgtggaggaggagagcaggaaatgactaatgagatgatgcagtgTCATCATTTTCCTCTACTCACCTCCTGCCTTTGGGACTAGAGAGAAGcaaatgttctctctctctctatcacacacacacacacacacacacacacacacacacacacacacacacacacacacacacacacacacacacacacatacaaagcaaAGACCTAAGGCATTGATCTACCttattttttacatcttttgacTTTTTGAATAAGCCCGTTTGaaggcagaagaagaagagaaaggagaagCGAGCAATAAACTCACTGTTGCCTAGCAATATCATCAGTCAGTGTGATCATGTCACTTGTAAGGGTGTGAATATGAAGATGAATATGAAAATGCACAAATGAACAGTCATTTTGTCACACAAGTTAAAATGGTAATATAGAAAATTATTgaagaataaattaatataatacCATTTTCGACCACCCTCACCTTGATCTTGCTGAGtttcttttgaattttgtgGGCCACCTGATCTGTCCAGTATTTCTCCCGGAGAAAGTCCCAGAAGATCCTCCCCACCAGGGAGTTCACCCAGGAGGGCTGGGCCTCGGTAGAACACCACCCTGCTCCTGGACCTTCACTGGGCTCAGCTCCAGTTTGGCCTCCAGGTAGGTGTTCTTCATAGTGAGTCTGCATGGAAGACAAAGTAAGAAAAACTGACCAGTTAGAAaccaaatattttccatttccatATCGTCATGCCTCAGTTACACCATCTGTTGCGCTGATTCTGCATCTTTCTCCACCTATCAATACTGCTGCAACCATGTGACACCTGATATTTCTGCATGCTGACATTTAGTGTCATCAGCAAGGATGGCCAGCATCCTAGATGAAGCTGAGTGGTAAGAGCAGACCAGTGGAAAAGTATCTGATATCGACTGGCTCTGTAGACTCTACACAACTCCCATCGATTCTGCTGCTGCGTGAGTATTCAcgcagcagcagaagatgagGGAAGCAGAGTTCTATCACGTCCAGTGGAtctaaaaggaaaatgaaagagcaTTCTCTGACCTTCTTGTGGACTGTAGGGCTTCCCTTGTCACTATGGGAGGGGCTGGGTGTGGGATTGTCAATCTGAGAGGCAATCAGTTGAGCCATGTAGGCGCAGTAGTCTAATGTTGTTCTCGTTTTCAGAGATCCGGGCAACTCGTGCAGCCCCTCTGTGCTTTCTTTAACGTCGTCTCCACCACCACGAGTCTCTGAGTGTcagacaaaacacagacacgGAATGAAGGAGCTGGAAAATATAACTTATGACTCATGGATTGACAGAAATAATCTCACCTGTGTTCTCCTCCCCACTCACACTCCCCTTTTCTCCGAGCCGGGAGGCAGACTGGAAGTGCTGGAACcattcctccttctctctccccgTGCGACCAAACAGGTACAGGGAGACAGAAGGCTTTGGGTCTGGgtccgtctgtctctctgccctttctttctcctcctgctcttcgaCTATACTTTCCTTCCCAGCCAGCGTGATGCAAATGGGGTATTTTCTGTTCCACATCCTCTTGCGAGCCAAACTAGGTGGCAACAACGACACCTGAGATGagaataagcaaataaataaggaCAGTGAAGAGATGTGGACTGCTAAAAATGGATCTATACTAATTTGTACTGGTATAATTCTTGCCCCTTCAGTTGTAAAGTTCACCACGCCTCCCCCTCTGAGGGACATGCCTATTGTGGGACCCAGAAACAAGAATTTTATTACACTGACCTTACAGTTAGCCAGCTGGATAGTGCGTGAACGCAAAAACGAGGTCTCATGGGGCGTCTGGTCGAACCTGGCCCACCGGGGGATGTTGACTCGTGGGTATGCCAGGTGCAGCCAGCTGCCCTCCAGGGTCACGTAGACAGAATGTGTGACGGAAGGGTAGAAAGTCTCAGGGTCGTAGCTAGGTGTCTCATTCATCCAGCCCTCAAGATGGGTAGAGATACTGTAATTATTACAATCAAACCACAGCGAAAGCTTTGCTGCGGCTATACAGTATTCAGGTGTGTTTAGCTGTTAAATCTAACGCAGTCTCTACTCAGGAAAATGAAATTCATAGCGAGAGCTGTGATAAAACCTACTGTTCTTTCCACATTTTATTAACTTATTCAAACCTTATTTGAACCCTTTAACTATTTATGTATTTGGGGGCAGCCAGCCTTACCATTCCAACAGACCTATGGTGAAGCTTTGACAAAGCCATTAGCGAAATAACTTTTCAGATGCCGAAACCGGCTGCGGTTGAATGCAGCTTTAATACAGTGATTACCACAAAACTAATCCATTAAATGGCACAGAGAGCACTTTAGTTTGTGAAGCCCAATGACTCATGTGgttgctgttgtttgttgttttcatctctCGCCCTGATGTACAAAACATCAGAGCTTGAACCTCATTTTAATACAGCCAAATCATTAACAGCAACACAAGAGGCAGTATAGACAGCATCTCTTTTTCCCTGACTAGAACACACCCACTCAGTTGGACTGAGAGAACATAACATCCTTCTTACATTGAAGGCAGGTTGACTTCACAACAACTAACATTACACCAAAGAACTGGTTGCTTATGGGATCAGGTAAGGGTTGCTCTAAGATCAGAGTGTCCAAAGCCAAACTACCAGCAATGTACACTGAGGTTACTGAGTGTTTGTGGTCTAGATGGAagctcagacagacagacagagtgacGGACGGACAGAGAGATGGACGGAcaggcagagacagacagacagacagactttatttatcccaaactgggaaatttagaagCTTTTCCCCATACAGTAAGCCATATTGTACACCATTGGAACAACTTTATGAAGCTTGAACTTGAATCATGCTGAACAAGTTTCAGTTCATTCTCCTATAAATACACTGATCATCTGTTATCTTTagattaaaaaggaaaatttgAAAATAGGCCTACAAATACTGACTCTGTCattaagaactttttttttttgctatcacttttatatttacataCGTAACCTGTGTGGATGGATCCTGTATTACCTCTAGGATTAGTGTATCTGCAGACTCTCGATCCAGTACGTTCATGTTCTGGGGGATGGATTTTCCCATACTGGTTCCCTTGTTGCTTCCTCTAGATGAGCGCTGTGAGGAAAATACGAACACCACTACGAGGCCCAGCATAAAACCACATGCAATCCCCACTGACAGACCAGTCACGTAGGAAGGCAGGGGCATCACAAAGAAACCGTAAGCTAGGAAAGCCACAGGCAGGAGCCAGCGAAGTGGCAGTGACGAGCCCGTCACTGCTACTTGATGCTGAGGATTAGTTAGATAACGGGTGCCTCTGGATCCACTCTGGTGCTCCACCACCTGAATCATATCTCTGTAAGCGCAGATGTCAATGCTGCCATCTGAGCTGTGGGTGATGTGCTCTGGAGAGACAGAGGATCCTTGTTGCAGTCTTTTTTGCGGCATATCACACAAAACTCTCTGGTCAACATCTGCTCTCCTCCGGCATGTGATTTCTGCATCATTGCTGCCTCCGTCTGTTCCACAGCTGCCTTGGGAGGCTGATGGTTCCCCAGTGGCTAAAACCCTTCCCTGCTTAGGGCTCCCGGAGCTTTCATCACCAATGATCTTATTCAGCATGCTCAGTGGATCCTGCATCGCCTCAGAGAACTTCCTCCGTGTGCCCTCCAGCTCAGCTATCAAGGAGCTACCCCTTGGTTCAGCGGAAGTTATGCTTCCTGTTGAAGGATGTGATACCCATTCATCACTTTCACTCAGTGCCCTTGTTTCTGGCCTGGCCTCTAGGATCTTTGCATGGGTAATCTGCTTGCGGGGATGCAAATGCAGCTTGGAGTCTGACTTAGAGAGGTTGACCTCTGGCTCAACCCGGCGGGAAATCTCAGTGCTCAGGGACTTGACCAAACTGAGCAGAGGTTTGCCTCGAACAGAGCTGCTCTCGTTTGGGTCGAGCTCGGTAGAGGAGGACTTGGTGAGGTTGGAGGTGAGAAGCAggcctgatgatgatgatgatgccgaTAGGTCAGCTAAAGAGCCTGGGGACGAGGGGGAGTGAGGCAGGAAGGAAGGCTGGGAGCGGTTGTCTTGGCTCAGGTTCAAATCCATCCCGAGACTGAGGTCAGGCTGGCTCTCCCTGCCTCTTGGTTTGTCTTTGGAAAAGGCTACAATTGGACCTTCATCTTTTGGGTCCAGGCTAAAGAAAAGTTTGCTCTCCTCCATGTTGCCAATCAATCAAGCACTCTAGTGTGATTGCAATCAATCAAATGGAGAAGCTAAGGACATGGAGCATGGTGCTGATATTGGCAGACTTGTAACCTCCTCTTCAGATTGTTTATGGTGGTCGCTGGAAGAAAAGGAAACTATATTATAAAGGTGATTACTTTAAtatttcaacaacaacatctgatgacaccgtgtgtgtgtgtatgtgcatgtgtgtgtgtgtgtgtgtgtgtgcttgcgtgcgtgcgtgtgtgagagagataaTACTGGAGTGGATGGC
This window encodes:
- the LOC137609689 gene encoding testis-expressed protein 2-like, giving the protein MEESKLFFSLDPKDEGPIVAFSKDKPRGRESQPDLSLGMDLNLSQDNRSQPSFLPHSPSSPGSLADLSASSSSSGLLLTSNLTKSSSTELDPNESSSVRGKPLLSLVKSLSTEISRRVEPEVNLSKSDSKLHLHPRKQITHAKILEARPETRALSESDEWVSHPSTGSITSAEPRGSSLIAELEGTRRKFSEAMQDPLSMLNKIIGDESSGSPKQGRVLATGEPSASQGSCGTDGGSNDAEITCRRRADVDQRVLCDMPQKRLQQGSSVSPEHITHSSDGSIDICAYRDMIQVVEHQSGSRGTRYLTNPQHQVAVTGSSLPLRWLLPVAFLAYGFFVMPLPSYVTGLSVGIACGFMLGLVVVFVFSSQRSSRGSNKGTSMGKSIPQNMNVLDRESADTLILEGWMNETPSYDPETFYPSVTHSVYVTLEGSWLHLAYPRVNIPRWARFDQTPHETSFLRSRTIQLANCKVSLLPPSLARKRMWNRKYPICITLAGKESIVEEQEEKERAERQTDPDPKPSVSLYLFGRTGREKEEWFQHFQSASRLGEKGSVSGEENTETRGGGDDVKESTEGLHELPGSLKTRTTLDYCAYMAQLIASQIDNPTPSPSHSDKGSPTVHKKTHYEEHLPGGQTGAEPSEGPGAGWCSTEAQPSWVNSLVGRIFWDFLREKYWTDQVAHKIQKKLSKIKLPYFMNELTLADLDMGTCLPQVLSTSKPTLDRRGLWLELELVYTGCLQMTLETKMNLCKLGKEEEDETQNIPENQQVGSKPPRLCILADSDEESSSAGSSDEEDVPPPEPQGSVGDKSTPIAAEGHTTGSTSRKILRFVDKIAKSKYFQKATENEYIRKKIAEVSNMPLMLSVEVLELAGTLAINIPPPPTDRIWYSFQVPPRLDLHVRPTLGEREVTFTHVTEWIEKKLQCEFQKVFVMPNMDDLYLPLMTSGLDNPPTSLQSSIHSSSHQSSVESQDYLSE